One Bacillota bacterium genomic window carries:
- a CDS encoding D-alanyl-D-alanine carboxypeptidase, with protein MRRKLPCFFLLFFVFISSSSAEEISGHDYPEIKGAAAILLDEGSGRILFEKNARQRMSPASLTKIMTALLVLENGHLEQKVRISRKAAETGESSIWLEAGEVLSRRELLYALMLNSANDAAVALAESVAGTERSFVEMMNRRARELNLKDTHFANPHGLEAPGHYTSAYDLAVLTRQTFLVPLFREIVATREMAIPWPGHPWNRLLINKNRLLYRYPGAVGVKTGYTKKAGNCLVGAARRGSLRLIAVVLNSPQVYEDVEALFDYGFSRYRGVLLERRNQTQGKVRVVKGRSRFVEAKPERDVIMALRPGEEKMLDVRVKTLKRVQAPVKKGDLLGSYRIYLKGKKIGEVKLVAGADVPVKPSFWSILLGYVKFFLKSQLPSFAQFTS; from the coding sequence GTGCGGCGGAAATTGCCCTGCTTCTTTCTGCTTTTTTTTGTTTTTATCTCCAGCAGTTCTGCAGAAGAAATTTCCGGCCATGATTATCCCGAAATTAAAGGGGCGGCAGCAATCCTGCTGGATGAAGGATCTGGTCGCATTCTTTTCGAAAAGAATGCCCGACAGAGAATGTCTCCCGCCAGTTTAACGAAGATCATGACCGCCCTTTTGGTCCTGGAAAACGGCCACCTGGAACAAAAGGTGCGGATCAGCAGAAAAGCGGCGGAAACAGGGGAGAGTTCGATCTGGCTGGAAGCCGGCGAGGTATTGAGCAGGCGGGAGCTGCTTTACGCCCTCATGCTGAATTCGGCCAACGACGCGGCGGTGGCCCTGGCGGAGAGTGTTGCCGGAACCGAGCGCTCCTTTGTAGAGATGATGAACCGGCGCGCCCGGGAGCTGAACTTGAAGGATACGCATTTTGCAAATCCCCACGGCCTGGAAGCCCCCGGCCATTATACTTCTGCTTACGACCTTGCCGTTTTGACCCGGCAAACCTTTCTGGTTCCACTTTTTCGGGAGATTGTTGCCACCAGGGAGATGGCGATTCCCTGGCCGGGACACCCCTGGAACCGGCTCTTGATCAACAAAAACAGGTTGCTTTACCGCTACCCGGGCGCGGTGGGGGTAAAGACCGGCTACACAAAAAAAGCCGGAAACTGCCTGGTGGGAGCCGCCCGGCGGGGGTCGCTGAGGTTGATTGCCGTTGTTCTTAATTCACCCCAGGTTTACGAAGATGTCGAAGCCCTGTTTGATTACGGGTTCTCCCGGTATCGGGGTGTTCTTTTGGAGAGAAGGAACCAGACCCAGGGCAAGGTGAGGGTAGTAAAGGGCCGCTCCAGGTTCGTTGAAGCGAAACCAGAGCGTGATGTCATTATGGCGTTGCGCCCCGGGGAGGAGAAAATGCTGGATGTAAGAGTAAAAACTTTGAAACGGGTGCAGGCTCCTGTGAAGAAGGGGGATCTGCTCGGCTCCTACCGGATTTATTTAAAGGGCAAAAAAATTGGAGAGGTAAAACTTGTTGCCGGAGCCGATGTCCCGGTTAAACCCTCCTTCTGGTCAATTCTGCTCGGCTACGTCAAATTTTTCTTGAAATCCCAGCTCCCAAGCTTCGCGCAGTTTACGTCCTGA
- a CDS encoding spore maturation protein — protein sequence MLNLIWLFLLLGGISVAALNGRIELVTETLFKGANEGVRMCLDLIGLMALWLGMLEIARQAGLIRLVARLVRPLTVLLFPEVPPRHPALGAIIMNISANILGLGNAATPFGLKAMEELQKLNPHPDTASDAMCTFLAANTSCLTLIPATMIGVRVAAGSHNPTEIVGPTIFATGFSMVFVLAVDFLWRNFLRARFRRLKKC from the coding sequence ATGCTCAACCTGATCTGGCTTTTCTTGCTTCTGGGTGGGATTTCAGTTGCGGCCCTGAATGGAAGAATCGAACTGGTCACGGAGACGCTTTTTAAGGGGGCAAACGAAGGGGTAAGGATGTGTCTAGATTTGATCGGTCTGATGGCGCTCTGGCTGGGGATGCTGGAGATTGCCAGGCAGGCCGGCCTGATCCGCCTTGTTGCCCGCCTCGTCCGCCCTTTGACCGTTCTTCTCTTTCCCGAGGTTCCCCCCCGCCACCCTGCTTTGGGTGCAATCATTATGAATATCAGCGCCAACATTCTCGGTTTGGGAAATGCCGCGACCCCCTTCGGGTTGAAAGCGATGGAAGAACTCCAGAAGCTCAACCCCCATCCTGATACAGCCTCTGATGCGATGTGCACCTTTCTGGCGGCAAACACTTCGTGTCTTACCTTAATTCCGGCAACGATGATTGGGGTCCGGGTTGCTGCGGGTTCACATAATCCCACCGAAATTGTGGGGCCCACCATTTTTGCCACAGGGTTTTCGATGGTTTTCGTCCTTGCGGTTGATTTCTTGTGGCGCAATTTTTTGCGCGCCAGGTTCCGGAGGTTAAAAAAGTGCTAG
- a CDS encoding spore maturation protein, translating into MLELILNQVSRWAIPALFFTFLFLGWVRRVPVYEAFIQGASEGFYTAVRIIPYLVAMFVAIKVFRVSGAMELLTRFLAPLLELLGLPAEVFPLAVMRPLSGSSALGIATELIKTHGPDSFIGRLASVMQGTTDTTFFVLTIYFGSVGVKRYRHAVALGLLADLTGLFASLLICRHLFG; encoded by the coding sequence GTGCTAGAGTTAATTCTCAACCAGGTCTCCCGCTGGGCGATTCCGGCTCTTTTTTTTACCTTTCTTTTCCTGGGGTGGGTTCGCCGCGTCCCTGTTTACGAGGCTTTTATCCAGGGGGCGTCTGAAGGTTTTTATACTGCCGTCCGCATCATTCCCTACCTGGTTGCAATGTTCGTAGCAATTAAGGTTTTCCGGGTCTCGGGGGCAATGGAGCTTCTGACGCGGTTTCTCGCCCCTCTGCTGGAACTTCTGGGGCTGCCTGCCGAGGTCTTTCCCCTCGCGGTGATGCGCCCCCTATCCGGCAGCAGTGCTCTGGGCATTGCCACCGAGTTGATCAAGACCCATGGTCCTGATTCCTTCATCGGGAGGCTTGCCTCCGTAATGCAGGGAACTACGGATACCACCTTTTTCGTTCTGACCATCTATTTCGGTTCGGTTGGAGTGAAGCGGTACCGCCACGCGGTGGCGCTGGGCCTGCTTGCTGATTTAACGGGATTGTTTGCTTCCCTCTTGATCTGCCGTCATTTATTTGGCTGA
- a CDS encoding Gfo/Idh/MocA family oxidoreductase → MIHVGIVGAGKGGSAVLRATHGLPEVKVVGIADLNENAPGMELARKLGIRTFTDCLELLQQPRLDIIIEATGNPKVQELLHSKKREETTVVDAHAARLMMTMVDTKEAMIRELHARAQQLAAMADELNENVRQITATVQELAGGAENLAVQGQNLGAIAGTARRHVQDTGEVLDFIKKVATQTKLLGLNAAIEAARAGEHGRGFAVVANEVRKLAEDSGASAEQIEAILRNIEKSVGEIIKGIEETAGVSERQAAATEQVAATIEQLGKLAGSLEEFAHRLAALT, encoded by the coding sequence ATGATTCATGTGGGGATCGTTGGGGCAGGTAAAGGTGGAAGCGCAGTCCTGAGGGCGACCCATGGGCTTCCGGAGGTGAAGGTGGTCGGGATTGCCGATTTGAACGAAAATGCTCCAGGGATGGAACTGGCGCGGAAGCTTGGCATCAGAACTTTTACTGACTGTTTGGAGCTTTTGCAGCAGCCGCGTTTGGATATCATAATTGAGGCAACGGGAAATCCCAAGGTTCAGGAGCTTTTGCACAGCAAGAAGAGGGAAGAAACGACTGTTGTGGATGCCCATGCGGCGCGCTTGATGATGACAATGGTTGATACAAAGGAGGCCATGATCAGAGAACTCCATGCCCGGGCCCAGCAACTGGCCGCCATGGCGGATGAGCTGAACGAGAATGTGAGGCAGATCACGGCAACCGTTCAGGAACTGGCGGGAGGGGCGGAAAACCTCGCCGTTCAGGGGCAGAACCTGGGTGCGATCGCCGGCACTGCAAGGCGCCATGTTCAGGATACAGGAGAGGTGCTTGATTTTATAAAGAAAGTTGCCACCCAGACCAAACTCCTGGGGTTGAATGCTGCAATTGAAGCGGCCCGGGCGGGGGAGCACGGACGCGGCTTTGCCGTTGTTGCCAATGAGGTGCGGAAGCTTGCAGAGGACAGCGGGGCGTCTGCCGAGCAGATCGAAGCGATCCTGCGCAATATAGAAAAATCTGTGGGAGAAATAATAAAAGGGATCGAAGAAACGGCCGGAGTAAGCGAGCGCCAGGCAGCGGCAACCGAACAGGTCGCGGCGACCATTGAGCAACTGGGAAAACTGGCCGGAAGCCTTGAGGAGTTTGCACACCGCCTGGCGGCTCTTACTTGA
- a CDS encoding rRNA pseudouridine synthase: protein MERIQKVLARAGVGSRRACEELIRAGRVRVNGEVATLGMKVDPAQAAICVDGKKVDTCKNYVSLLLYKPKGYISTVEDPQGRPKVTDLVHLPGVRLFPVGRLDLDTSGLLLLTNDGELAYLLTHPRFGVWKTYQALVRGRPNPAALAQLRRGVLLPEGKTAPARVRLLKQFEDRACLEISLREGKKRQVRKMCEAVGHPVLELKRTRLAFLDLKGLRPGQYRFLTPGEVLRLKKIALRGSSRQDKPREE, encoded by the coding sequence CTGGAGCGAATCCAAAAAGTGCTGGCAAGGGCGGGAGTTGGCTCCCGGCGCGCCTGCGAAGAGTTGATCCGGGCCGGAAGGGTCCGGGTCAACGGAGAAGTGGCGACGCTTGGGATGAAGGTGGACCCGGCACAGGCCGCGATCTGCGTGGATGGAAAAAAGGTCGATACATGTAAAAATTACGTTTCTCTTCTTCTTTATAAGCCCAAGGGTTACATCTCTACGGTTGAGGACCCCCAGGGGAGGCCTAAGGTGACGGACCTCGTTCATCTTCCTGGGGTGCGTCTTTTTCCTGTGGGAAGGCTCGATCTGGATACGAGCGGTTTGCTTCTTTTAACGAATGACGGGGAACTTGCATATCTTTTAACTCACCCCAGGTTCGGAGTCTGGAAAACCTACCAGGCTCTTGTCAGAGGCAGGCCCAACCCGGCAGCTTTAGCGCAGCTGAGGCGGGGAGTGCTTCTCCCCGAAGGCAAGACCGCCCCGGCGCGTGTCAGATTGCTGAAGCAGTTTGAGGATCGGGCCTGTCTTGAGATCAGCTTGCGGGAAGGAAAGAAGCGCCAGGTTCGGAAGATGTGCGAGGCCGTCGGCCATCCCGTTCTCGAGCTGAAGCGCACCAGGCTTGCTTTTCTCGATCTCAAGGGACTGCGGCCCGGCCAGTATCGTTTCCTTACACCCGGAGAGGTGCTTCGCCTGAAAAAGATTGCCTTGAGAGGCAGTTCAAGGCAGGATAAACCTCGAGAAGAGTAG
- a CDS encoding ABC transporter substrate-binding protein: MKRGGRGPVFFFRAAAVFLLFCLSFYSGGCRVEQKEGGEARGPAAPVVVRDDSGALLEFTGFPKRIVSLAPSNTEILFALGLENRVVGVTTYCDYPPAARRKTKVGDLQANIEQIVALKPDLVLAKWTLNKDAVIKLRKLKIPVLCVEPESMEGVYRAILMVAQVTGTEDAGRRIVERMKSKINEVQRKLAGLTASQRPKVFIEVGDDPLFTAGSGTFIDELVRLAGGINIAGDLQGYQMYSSEAVVEKNPDIILAPDSYYVDVGRVLKKRPGWEQIKAVKNNRIISQLDPNLINRPGPRAAEAVEAIAKAFYPEIFPEKARDE, translated from the coding sequence ATGAAGCGCGGAGGAAGAGGGCCTGTTTTCTTTTTTCGTGCCGCGGCAGTTTTTCTCCTTTTTTGCCTGAGCTTTTACTCAGGCGGCTGCCGGGTTGAACAAAAGGAGGGAGGAGAAGCAAGGGGTCCCGCCGCCCCGGTTGTGGTCAGGGACGATTCGGGTGCTCTTCTGGAGTTTACCGGTTTTCCAAAGCGGATTGTTTCCCTTGCCCCCAGCAACACGGAAATTCTTTTTGCCCTGGGCCTGGAAAACAGGGTTGTTGGCGTTACAACGTACTGCGATTACCCTCCGGCGGCGAGGCGAAAAACCAAAGTGGGCGATCTTCAGGCGAATATAGAGCAAATCGTAGCTTTAAAGCCGGATCTGGTTCTGGCGAAATGGACCCTCAACAAAGATGCGGTGATCAAGCTGCGCAAATTGAAGATTCCCGTCCTGTGCGTCGAACCTGAGAGCATGGAAGGGGTCTACCGGGCCATTTTAATGGTTGCTCAGGTCACCGGCACCGAGGACGCCGGAAGAAGGATCGTGGAGAGGATGAAATCCAAAATCAACGAGGTTCAGAGGAAGCTGGCAGGCCTGACTGCATCTCAGCGCCCGAAGGTTTTTATTGAGGTAGGAGATGATCCCCTTTTTACAGCAGGGAGCGGTACCTTTATAGACGAATTGGTGAGGCTGGCGGGGGGGATCAATATCGCGGGAGACCTTCAGGGCTACCAGATGTACAGCAGCGAGGCTGTGGTAGAAAAGAATCCAGATATCATCCTTGCTCCCGACAGTTACTACGTGGATGTCGGACGGGTCCTCAAGAAGCGCCCCGGCTGGGAACAGATCAAGGCCGTCAAGAACAATCGCATTATCTCCCAGCTTGACCCCAATTTAATCAACCGGCCGGGCCCCCGTGCGGCCGAGGCCGTGGAAGCAATTGCAAAGGCTTTCTACCCAGAAATTTTCCCGGAAAAAGCCCGGGATGAATGA
- a CDS encoding iron chelate uptake ABC transporter family permease subunit: MNEMSGTNWFYRLLFSLLILFLLLIFTVVFSITLGSAAVTPWTALKVLFSYLTGGTAFIHSGVDPAVQVIILQIRLPRVILALFVGAALSTAGAALQGFLRNPLADPYTLGVSSGAAVGAAFTLIILRPGSTLAAAGLPLAAFLGALVTGVLVYYLAQIEGYLAVETLILAGVIMSSFMSAILSYLLTVAGENLHQIIYWLMGNLALRGSEYLIYTLPYLVGGITLICFFGRELNIMTFGEETAGQLGVAVEKTKRILLLLATLLTGIAVALAGTIGFVGLIVPHLVRLLLGPDHRVLLPVSAVGGGIFLIWADTIARTMLAPVELPVGVVTAFLGAPFFVYLLRTRKRRGF; the protein is encoded by the coding sequence ATGAATGAGATGTCCGGAACCAACTGGTTTTACCGCCTGCTCTTTTCTCTGCTCATCCTTTTCTTGCTGCTCATTTTTACCGTTGTCTTCAGCATCACCCTGGGAAGCGCGGCGGTAACCCCCTGGACGGCGTTAAAGGTATTATTTTCTTATCTTACGGGCGGGACGGCCTTTATTCATTCCGGCGTGGACCCTGCGGTCCAGGTGATTATCCTCCAGATCCGCCTCCCGCGCGTGATCCTTGCTCTTTTTGTGGGAGCTGCTTTATCAACGGCCGGGGCTGCGCTCCAGGGGTTTTTGCGAAACCCTTTGGCAGATCCCTATACGCTCGGGGTCTCTTCCGGGGCGGCAGTAGGGGCGGCGTTCACTTTAATTATCCTCCGTCCCGGTTCCACGCTGGCGGCGGCAGGGCTCCCCCTTGCCGCCTTTCTGGGGGCGCTGGTCACGGGGGTTCTGGTTTACTACCTGGCCCAGATTGAGGGGTACCTGGCGGTGGAAACTCTGATTCTTGCAGGAGTGATTATGAGTTCCTTTATGTCCGCAATTCTCTCCTACCTGCTCACTGTTGCCGGGGAAAACCTCCACCAGATTATTTACTGGTTGATGGGGAATCTTGCTCTCCGGGGGAGTGAATACCTGATCTACACTTTACCCTACTTGGTTGGCGGCATCACCCTCATCTGCTTCTTCGGGCGGGAATTAAACATCATGACTTTTGGTGAGGAAACGGCAGGACAGCTGGGGGTGGCGGTGGAGAAAACCAAGCGGATTTTGCTCTTGCTTGCCACCCTCCTGACAGGCATTGCTGTGGCCCTGGCAGGGACAATCGGTTTTGTGGGGCTGATCGTCCCGCACCTGGTGCGGCTTCTCTTGGGTCCCGACCACCGCGTTCTCCTTCCCGTTTCTGCGGTGGGAGGGGGAATCTTTTTAATTTGGGCAGACACCATCGCTCGAACAATGCTGGCGCCTGTCGAACTTCCGGTGGGGGTGGTTACCGCTTTTTTGGGTGCCCCCTTTTTTGTTTATCTTTTGCGAACCCGGAAGCGCCGGGGCTTTTAA